The Gemmatimonadota bacterium DH-78 region AGCGCCGTGGCCCCCGGCCACGGGGCGGTGCCGGGCCACTCGGCGAGGTGCAGGGCGCCCACGGGGGCGGTGGTCGCGCCGGCGGTGGCGACCTCGTCGATGCCGAAGATGGGCTCGGCCACCACGGCCGGGCGGGCGGCGAGGAGGGCGACGGCCAGAACGGAAGTGAAGAAGAAGCGCACGGTCAGTCGGTCGACGGAAGGATGGGCTTCACGAGTCGCTGCAGATCGGGGCCTTCGGCCAGCCCTTCCAGAGGATCGGCAGCCTGCTCCCCGAGCACGACCCCGGGGTTGAGCAGGCCCTGCGGATCGAGGGCCGCCTTCACGGCACGAAAGGCGCGACAATGGGGCGCGCTCCAGATTCGCGCCAGTCCCCCGGCCCGAATTCGCCCGTCGCCGTGCTCCCCCGAGAGGGTGCCGCCGAGCTCGGCCACGAGGTCGATCACCTCTTCCATCACTCCGCGCACCGTTTCCTTCCACTCCGGGAGCCGGAGATCGATGAGCGGGTTGATGTGGAGGTGGCCGTCGCCGGCGTGCCCGAAGAGCACCGCGTCGACGCCGTGCCGATCCAGCGCCGCCTGCACCCCGCGGAGGTAGGCCGGGAGGGCGCTCCGGGGCACGGCCGCGTCCTCGATGAACTGGATCGAGCGGCGGTCGCCCGCCGCGTGCGCGATCGAGGGGGAGGCGGCGTGACGGAGTCCCCATATCTCACCCACCGTCTCCGGGTCGGAGGCCGTGATCGCCTCGTCGTCCCAGAGGGCGAGTCCGGCGGCGACGCGCTCGGGCGAACCGGCGTACTCGACCAGGAGGGCTCCGGCCCGGACGTCGAGTCGCGACACCCGGGGGTCGTCGAGCAGCCGTCCCAGTTCCAGCAGCCGCCGTCCGAAGTACTCGCAGGCCGAGGCGCCGCTGCTCTCGGCGCGGGCGGTGAGCTCGGGAAGGGCGTCGAGCTCGGGCACGCCCACCAGCGCCACGCCCTGCGACTCGGGAAGCGGTTCGGTCCGGAAGGTCCCCTCGGCCACCACCACCAGCGTTCCCTCGCTCCCGGCGATCAGGTCGATCGGATCGCCGGTGGCCAGGAAGCGATCCACCGCGTAGCCCGACACGTTCTTCCGAACGGCCGGCGGCGCGGGCAGCTCCAGGCTCCGAAGCGTCGCGTGGAGGCCCGCCCAGGGCGCCGAGTCCGCGGGGGCGGCTTCGCGCCGGAGCGTCTGGATCGATCCGTCGGACATCACCACCCGCAGGGCGTCGGTCCATCGGTGGGTCGGCCCGTACGAGAAGGTGCGCGCCCCCGCGGCGTCGGTGGAGATCATGCCGCCGAAGGTGCACCAGGGCGCCGACGAGGGCAGGGCGGGGAAGTGGCGCGAGCGCTCGCGAGCCAGGGCGTCAGCGGTCGCCGCCACCGCTCCGGCTCCGGCGACCATGGCGCCGTCCGCGCGCAGCTCAAGACCGTCCATGGCGGTCAGGTCGAGCACGAGCCCGCGACCGACGTTGCCCCCGGGCATGCCGGTGCCGGCCCCTCGAGGGGTGAGGGGCAGTCCCTCTGCCGCGCACCAGGCCACCACCGCCGCCACCTCGTCGATGTGGCGCGGGCGAGCGACGGCGGCCGGTACCATCCAGATCGGTCCCCGCGAGCCCGCCACCGAGCGGCGGGCGTCGGGATCGGTCGAGACGACGCCGGTCAACGCGGGCGGAGGGGAGGGGGGCCGATCCACCGGGGCGCGGACGTGCGAAGTCGGGGCGATCAGGCGGGCGCGCCTGCCGCCTCGGGATCGCACGAGGGGCAGTAGCCGGTGAGTTCGAGCCGAACGCCGGTGACCCGGAAACCGTCGGCCGACGCCTGCAGTCTCGCCACCTCGCCGTCGTCGACGCGATGGGGAAGGTCCATCACCCGGCTGCATCCGAGGCAGCGCACGTGGTGGTGGTCGTCGGTGCGCCCGTCGTAGCGGGCGGAACCGTCGACGTAGGTGAGCTTGGCCGCCAGGCCGCAGCCCACCAGCGTTTCGAGGCTCTTGTACACCGTGGCCAGAGAGATCCCGGGCACGTCGGTCCGGACCCGCAGGAACACCTCGTCGGCGGTCGGATGCGACTCCGTGCTCCGGAGAAACCGGAATACGGCGGCCCGCTGCTCGGTGAAGCGCTGCCCGCTGGCCCCGAGGGCCTCGCGCAGTACCGCTTCCACGTCGGTGGTCTGTTCGTGCATCTGCTTCCGTCCCTCCATACCGGATCCTGTGCGTCCGGGCCGTGCTACACGGGGGTCCGCCGAGTGTTTCTCGATCGTCACGAAGGCCGTTGCGGTCGATGGGCGCTTCCCGGTACGCTGATCTCCATGACACCGACCCTCGACACCCTCGAACCGTTGATCGACGCCGTGCGCGACGGCGTCTCCGCCGCGGGCTGGACCCTCTCCGGACTGCAGAAGACCACGAGCTACGAGTTCGAGGGGCGGTGGGAGGGCGACTCCACGCGAAGCGCCTATCTCTTCTTTCATCGCGAGGGCGTGGAGGAGGCCTCGGTCGACGTCTATCTCGACGAGACGTCGCGGGGACTCCAGGGCAACCTCGCCCTCGTGCTCGACCTGCCCGGGTTGGCGGAGCTGCCGGCGATCCCCGAACTCCTGACCGACCTCGGCGAGCGGGCCGGCCGACACCTGCCGGACGGGTATCGCACCCCCGTCACGGTGCGGCTGCGTCTGCGCGACGCGCCACTGCCGGCCGACCGGGCCGAGCTCGAGGCGCGGCTCAAGCTCGTGCTCCCCCGGGCCGCCATCGACGCCGGCGCCTCGGCGGTCGCGGCCGTCTGCTCGGCCACGGTCGCCGCCTTCGACGGGCTGCTCGCCGATCCCGCGCTGCCCCGGTAGCCGCGCTCGCTTGCCGCCACCGGCCGCGGAGTCCTACGATTTCCGAGCCGGGCCGCTCCCCCGGGGCGACCGCTTCCTTCACGAACTTCCGGAGTCCCTCCATGTCCGAAACCGGCGCTCTCGACTCACTTCTCCACGAAGACCGCCGCTTTCCCCCGCCGGAGCCCTTCCGTCGGGACGCCCTGATCTCCGACCCGGCCATCTACGACGAGGCGGCCGCCGACCCCGAGGCCTGGTGGGCTCGATGGGCCGCCGAACTCGAGTGGTACGAGCCGTGGCACACGGTGCTGGAGTGGACGCCGCCGCACGCGAAGTGGTTCGTCGGCGGCAAGCTCAACGTCTGCCACAACTGTATCGACCGTCACCTCGAGGGGCCGCGGCGCAACAAGGCGGCACTGATCTGGGAGGGGGAGCCGGGCGACACGCGGGTGATGACCTACTACGGCCTCCACCGGCGGGTCGCGAAGTTCGCCCACGTACTGCGCAATCTCGGGGTGGAGAAGGGCGACCGCGTCGCGATCTACCTGCCGATGGTGCCCGAGGCCGCCATCGCCATGCTGGCCTGCGCGCGCATCGGCGCGGTGCATTCGGTGGTGTTCGGTGGCTTCAGCCCCGACTCGCTCGCCGACCGCATCGTCGACGCCGGCGCCAAGGTGCTGATCACCGCCGACGGCGGCTACCGGCGCGGCACCCTCATTCCGCTGAAGAACAACGCCGACAGGGCGATGGAGCACACGCCCTCGATCGAGCACTGCATCGTGGTGGCGAGGACTCCGAGCACGGCGCGCGAGCTCGATGTTCGGATGTCGGCGGGCCGGGATCTGTGGTACCACGACCTCATGCGCGACATCGAGGGGGGCGTGCCCTGCGAGCCGATGGACTCGGAAGACAACCTCTTCATTCTCTACACCTCGGGCACCACGGGGCGGCCGAAGGGGGTGGTCCACACCACGGGCGGGTACCTCACCCAGTGCCAGGCGACCACGCGATGGGTGTTCGACCTCAAGGACGACGACCGCTACTGGTGCACGGCCGACGTGGGCTGGATCACGGGGCACAGCTACATCGTGTACGGACCCCTGGCCAACGGGGCCACCGTCTTCATGTACGAAGGGGCGCCCGATTGGCCCAACCGCGGCCGCTTCTGGCACCTGTGCGAGAAGTACGGCATCACCGTCTTCTACACGGCTCCCACCGCGATCCGCGCCTTCATGCGCTGGGGAGAGGAGTGGCCGGCGAAGTACGACCTCTCGCAGCTTCGGCTGCTGGGCACCGTGGGTGAGCCGATCAATCCCGAGGCCTGGATGTGGTACCACGAGGTGATCGGCGAGAAGCGCTGCCCGATCGTCGACACGTGGTGGCAGACCGAGACGGGGGCGATCATGATCACCCCGCTGCCCGGGGTGACCGAGACGAAGCCGGGCACGGCCACGCGCCCGTTCCCCGGCATCGAGGCGCAGATCCGGAGCGAGGCGGGCGAGGAGGTGAAGGCGGGCTATCTGGCCGTCACCAAGCCCTGGCCCTCGATGCTCCGCACCATCTGGGGCGACGACGAGCGCTTCCGCGAGACCTACTGGTCGAAGTGGCCCGACACGTACTTCCCCGGCGACGGGGCGCGCACCGACGACGACGGATACTTCTGGATCCTCGGGCGCGTCGACGACGTCCTCAACGTGGCCGGGCACCGCATCGGCACGATGGAAGTGGAGAGCGCGCTGGTGGACGACCACCGGGTGGCCGAGGCCGCCGTCGTCGGCAAGAAGCACGACGTGAAGGGACAGTCGATCGCCGCCTTCGTCACGCTGAAGGAGGGCCACGAGCCGTCGACCGACACCGCCGACGAGCTCAAACAGCACGTGGTGGAGAAGATCGGGGCCATCGCGCGCCCGGAGCTGATCCTCTTCACCGTCGACCTGCCGAAGACGCGGTCCGGAAAGATCATGCGGCGGTTGCTGCAGGACATCGCCGAGGGGCGCGCGGTGGGCGACACCACCACCCTCGCCGATCCCGAGGTGGTGCGGAGACTGCAGCAGCGCTACGAGGAGGGCTGACCGCCCGCGGGGTCGCCGGCCGGGGGCACGGGCACCCGGTGCACCTCGTTGTTGCCGTAGCCGAGATCGTTCGTCCACGTCTCGGTCGGCTGTCGAGCCCCGGTGGCGTCGGTGGCGCGGGCCCACACCGCTCCGCCGGCCGCCGGGGCCGGGCCCGACCACCGCCACGCCCGGCGCGTGAAGGCCTCGCGGGCGGGCGCGAGTTCGGCCGGGCTCCACCGGGCGCCCCCGTCGGTCGACACCTCCACCGCCGTCACCTCCGCGGCGCCGCTCCAGGCGATTCCCGACACCTCGACCCGGTCGGCGGCCCGGCGGGTCACCTCGAGGATCAGCGCGCGCACCTTCATGCGCTCCACCGGCCCCTCCACCCGTCCGTCGCGCACGTACAGGTAGCGGTCGGTCTGGAAGCGCCCTTCGAAGGGCGCCGTGAGGGCGTCGATGCCAACCAGCCACTTCACCGACGCCACGGCGTACCAGCCGGGCACGACCAGGCGGACCGGGGCCCCGTGACGCACCGTCAGCGGACGCCCGTTCATCGACCAGGCCAGAAGGGGCCCGTCCGGCGCGGGGGCGATCGCCTCCACGGGCAGGGAGCGCTGGAAGGGCACGCGGCCCCAGCGACCCGCATCCCCGACGTCGGCTCCGGTGAAGCACCACTCGACGGCGTCGGCCTGTGGCGCGGCGTGGCGGAGGACGTCGGCGAGCGGTACCCCGGTGAACACCGCCGTGCCCGTCGCGCCCAGCGTCCATGGAGTCCCCGAGACCGGGGGCTCGATGAAGGATCGCCCGTTGCCCGCGCACTCGAGGGTGACGGTGCGATCCAGGGAGGCTCCGAGGTCGCGCAGCTGGTCGAGCGACCACTCGCGCGGGGCGTCGACCGCCCCGCCCACGCGCAGACGCCACGCCCCCGGGTCGAGCACCGGTTCGGGAAAGTTGCTCCGCACGTAGAAGTCGTCGACCGGTGTGATGCGCGAGCGCAGCGCGTCGAGCGAGGCCTCGCCGTTGAAGGGCACCTCGGAGAGCGGAGTCAGGCCCATCGGGATCGGCGGCGGGGCGGGGAAGGGGTCAGCGCTCGGCGGGCGGGTCGGCCAGCGGGTCGGCACCCCGGGGCGGCCGCGCGGCGAGCGCCTCGGCCGACTTCTCCTTCACGGGGCGGGCGGGAATCCCCACGTACACCCAGCGGGCATCGGTGTCCTTCGTGAGCACCGCCTGCGCCCCCACCATCGAGTTCTGCCGCACCGTGGCACCCGCGAGGATCGTCGCGTGGTAGGTGATCCGCACGCCGTCTTCGATCACCGTCGTCGGCAGGCTCACTTCGCGTCCGTCGACGATGTCGTGGCTGTGCGAGTACACGTTGGCGAAGTCCGACACCGAAGCGCCGTTGCCGATGCGGATCCCCCCGCGGTCGTCGAGCAGCACGTGGCGGTGGATCACCACGTCGTCGCCCACCTCCAGGTTGTAGCCGAAGGTTACGCGCACGTAGGGAAACGCCTTGAAGTTGCGACCACAGCTGCGAAACACCCGTCGCGCGAGCAGCCGGCGAAAACCCACCCCGAGCGGGGTGTTCTCGCCCGCCGGGCTCCGGTCGAACATCTCCCACAGCCAGAGGAGCGGCTTGACCCGCGCGTAGCGCTCGGGATCGGTCTCCTGGTAGTACTCCGGCTCGAGCACCGCATTCCGCGGGTCGAACTGGTCGACCAGGATCCGCACCGTGGGGTCGAGCCCCTCGGGGTCCTCGCCCGCGAGGGCCGGCTGGTAGAGCCCCGTGAGGATCGTGCGACAGAGCTCGTTGCGATCGACCGAGGGATCGCCGAGCCGGTCGTCGATCTCGCCGAGCCAGCGGCGGTACCGGCGCTCGGTGGCGTCGGGAAGGGGCACGGATCGCAGCGGAAGGAAGGCCATGGCGACAGGATAGTGGGGTGGCGGGATGGAGTCGAGGCCCCGAAGGGCTATGTTCAGGGGTCCCCGATCCCCTCGCCCAGCCCGCCATGCACGACGTACTCCGGCAACGCCTGCTGCGCCGCATCGAGTCGCTTCCCGAGGCGCAGGTCTACCAGGTGCTCGACTACATCGAGTTTCTCGAATCCAAGTATGCCCGCGACGCCGCGACCGAGGCGTCGGGGCTGCAGAAGATCGCCGAGAACCTGCAGGATCGCATGCGCAGGAAGGCCATGAACCCGGAGACCCTCCGCGAGGCCTTCCAGCTGATCTCGGTGGCCGACAAGGCGCTCTCGGGGGTGTCGTCGGCCGGGCGCCAGATCCTGAAGGACCTCGGCACGGCCATCGACCCGCCCGAGGAGCGCGAGGGCCCCCCGGCCCGCCGGACACCGGAGGACCGCGACGGCACGAGCACGGGACGCCCGCCGGAGCCTTGACCCCTCCGGCGGCTCCGGATACCCTACGCCATGTATGCCACCGTTCGCCCCCGCGAGCGATTCGCGCCCGCTCTCCCCGGCCCTTCGAAGGCCGCTGTGGAGAGCGGGCGCGACCTCTATCTCACCCCCCGTTCGGGGGGTCGCACGCCAGGACCGATGTCATGACCGATTCCCGCGACGGACGCGGTGCCCACGTATTGAAGGAAGGCCTCACCTTCGACGACGTGCTCCTCGTACCGGGCCACTCCACGGTCCACCCGAAGGACACCGACGTCAGCTCCCGCCTCACCCGCTCGATCCGGATCCGGATCCCGCTGCTGTCGGCGGCGATGGACACGGTCACGGAGGCCCGCATGGCCATCCAGATGGCGCGGGAAGGGGGCATGGGCATCATCCACAAGAACATGCCGATCGACCGCCAGGCGGGTGAGGTGGACCGGGTGAAGCGCTCCGAGAGCGGCATGATCCTCAACCCGATCACTCTGCCTCCCACCGCCACGCTGCGCGACGCGCACGCGCTCATGGCGCGGTTCTCGATCAGCGGCGTGCCGATCGTGGAAGAGGGCGGGCGCCTCGTCGGGATCATCACCAACCGCGACCTGCAGTTCGAGAACAATCTCGATCAGCCGATCCGCTCGGTGATGACGTCGGAGAACCTGGTGACGGTGCCGGTCGGCACCACCCTCGACGCCGCCGAGCGCATTCTGCACGAGCACCGCATCGAGAAGCTGCCGGTCGTGGCCGGCGACGGCACGCTGCGCGGCCTGATCACCGTCAAGGACATCTTCAAGCGCCGGCAGTTCCCGGGCGCCTGCAAGGACGAGCACGGTCGGCTTCGCGTGGGCGCGGCGATCGGCGCCTCCATGGGCGACATCGACCGGGCGCGGGCGCTGATCCAGGCCGGGGCCGATGCACTGATCATCGACACGGCGCACGGCCACTCCGAGGGCGTGCTGTCGGCGGTCGCGCGCACCCGTGAGGCCTTCCCCGACGTGCAGCTCATCGCGGGCAACGTCGGTACGGCCGATGCGGCGCGGGCGCTCGTGGAGCGCGGTGCCGACGCCGTGAAGGTCGGCGTGGGGCCCGGCTCGATCTGCACGACGCGGGTGGTGACCGGGGTGGGGCTGCCGCAGCTGACCGCCATCATGGACGCCGTCGACGGACTCGACGGCGACGTGCCGGTGATCGCCGACGGCGGCATCCGCTACTCGGGCGACATCGTGAAGGCGCTCGCGGCCGGGGCCGACTCGGTGATGATGGGCAGCATGTTCGCCGGCACCGAGGAGTCGCCGGGCGAGGCGTTCCTGCTCGAGGGGCGGCGCTACAAGACGGTGCGCGGCATGGGGTCGCTCTCGGCCATGGAGGAGGGTTCGGCCGACCGCTACTTCCAGGAGGGACAGGAGGCGCGCAAGCTGGTGCCCGAAGGCATCGAGGCCCGCGTGCCGTACAAGGGCCCGGTGAGCGACGTGATCTTCCAGTTGATCGGGGGACTCCGGAGCGGCATGGGCTACGTGGGCGCCGGCGATCTCGCCGAGCTGCGCGCCCGGTCGCGCTTCATCCGGGTCACCACCGGTGGCCTGCGGGAGTCGCATCCGCACGATGTGACCATCACCCGCGAAGCCCCGAACTACCACCTCTGATCGGCGCGTCGCGCGCGCCGTCGCCCTCCGCCTTCACACGAGTCCACATCGCCGTGCAGCTCACCGACATCGAGCCCCGTCTGCTCCTCGGACCGGGGCCCTCCCCGGTCTCGCCCTCCATTCTCGAGGCGCTGGCGCGTCCCACGCTCGGGCACCTCGACCCGCAGTTCCTCGAGCTCATGGACGACGTGGCCGACGGCCTGCGCCTGGCGTTCGGCACCAACAACACCATGACCTTTCCGGTCTCGGGCACCGGGTCTGCGGCGATGGAGGCCTCGCTCGTGAACGTGATCGAGCCGGGCGATACGGTGATCGTGGCGTCGAACGGGGTGTTCGGCGGGCGGCTGGCCGAGATATCGCGACGGATGGGCGCCGAGGTGGTGCTGGTGGAGGCGGAGTGGGGTCGGATCCTGGACCCCGACGCCGTGATCGACGCCCTGCGCGCGCACCCAGGAGCGCGGGCTCTGGCGATCGTCCTGGCCGAGACCTCCACGGGTGTGCAACAGCCGCTCGCCGAGATCGGCGCGGCGGTGGCGGCCACCGACACCCTGCTCGTGGTCGACGCCGTGACGGCGATCGGTGGAACTCCGGTGGCGGTCGACGGGAATCATATCGACGTCTGTTATGCCGGCACCCAGAAGTGCCTGGGTGTGCCGCCGGGGCTGGCTCCGATCACCTTTTCCGAGAAGGCGATGGATCGGATCCGGAGTCGCACCGTGCCCTGCGCGAGCTGGTATCTCGACGTGTCGCTGCTCGCCGGCTATCTGGGGTCGGAGAGGAAGTACCACCACACGGCGCCGATCAACATGGTCTACGCACTCCATCAGGGGCTGTCCGAACTGCGGGCCGAGGGGCTCGAGGCGCGTTTCGAGCGCCACGCCCGCGTGGGTGATCGGCTCAAGGCCGGGCTCGTGGACCGAGGCTTCACCCTCTTCGCGCAGGAGGGCCACCGCCTGCCGCAGCTCACCTCGGCGCTGCTGCCCGAGGGAGTGGACGAGGGTCCGCTGCGCCGCCGGCTGCTCGACGAGTACGGGATCGAGGTGGGCGGGGGACTCGGGGCCGCCAAGGGCAAGCTGTGGCGCATCGGCCTGATGGGGCACGGGGCGTGCGACGAGAACGTCGACCGTCTGCTGGCCGCCGTCGACGACCTCTTCGGGAGCGCGGTCGCGTGATCCGGCGGCGGGCGACTCGGGCCGCACTCGCGTCGGCCGTCGCCGTCTTCTTCGCGGGATGCTCCGTGGTGGGGTCCCGCTCCGCTCCCGTCACCCCCGAGCCGGTGCCCGATCCAGTCGTTTCGGTCGAGACGCCGACCGCCGACGCCGGGGTCACGCCGCCCCGCCTGGCCCCGCCGGCCGCAGGGGTGGACCGTGATCCGATCGTGCACTCGCGCTGGACGCTCCATCCGGAGATCCGCGAGCGGGTCGCCTACTGGACCGACCGCTACGCGGTGCGCGACGGGCACGCCTTCCCGCTTTTTCTCGAGCGGATGGCGCCCTACGAGATG contains the following coding sequences:
- the acs gene encoding acetate--CoA ligase, whose amino-acid sequence is MSETGALDSLLHEDRRFPPPEPFRRDALISDPAIYDEAAADPEAWWARWAAELEWYEPWHTVLEWTPPHAKWFVGGKLNVCHNCIDRHLEGPRRNKAALIWEGEPGDTRVMTYYGLHRRVAKFAHVLRNLGVEKGDRVAIYLPMVPEAAIAMLACARIGAVHSVVFGGFSPDSLADRIVDAGAKVLITADGGYRRGTLIPLKNNADRAMEHTPSIEHCIVVARTPSTARELDVRMSAGRDLWYHDLMRDIEGGVPCEPMDSEDNLFILYTSGTTGRPKGVVHTTGGYLTQCQATTRWVFDLKDDDRYWCTADVGWITGHSYIVYGPLANGATVFMYEGAPDWPNRGRFWHLCEKYGITVFYTAPTAIRAFMRWGEEWPAKYDLSQLRLLGTVGEPINPEAWMWYHEVIGEKRCPIVDTWWQTETGAIMITPLPGVTETKPGTATRPFPGIEAQIRSEAGEEVKAGYLAVTKPWPSMLRTIWGDDERFRETYWSKWPDTYFPGDGARTDDDGYFWILGRVDDVLNVAGHRIGTMEVESALVDDHRVAEAAVVGKKHDVKGQSIAAFVTLKEGHEPSTDTADELKQHVVEKIGAIARPELILFTVDLPKTRSGKIMRRLLQDIAEGRAVGDTTTLADPEVVRRLQQRYEEG
- a CDS encoding acyltransferase, coding for MAFLPLRSVPLPDATERRYRRWLGEIDDRLGDPSVDRNELCRTILTGLYQPALAGEDPEGLDPTVRILVDQFDPRNAVLEPEYYQETDPERYARVKPLLWLWEMFDRSPAGENTPLGVGFRRLLARRVFRSCGRNFKAFPYVRVTFGYNLEVGDDVVIHRHVLLDDRGGIRIGNGASVSDFANVYSHSHDIVDGREVSLPTTVIEDGVRITYHATILAGATVRQNSMVGAQAVLTKDTDARWVYVGIPARPVKEKSAEALAARPPRGADPLADPPAER
- a CDS encoding DUF2281 domain-containing protein, translated to MHDVLRQRLLRRIESLPEAQVYQVLDYIEFLESKYARDAATEASGLQKIAENLQDRMRRKAMNPETLREAFQLISVADKALSGVSSAGRQILKDLGTAIDPPEEREGPPARRTPEDRDGTSTGRPPEP
- a CDS encoding alanine--glyoxylate aminotransferase family protein is translated as MQLTDIEPRLLLGPGPSPVSPSILEALARPTLGHLDPQFLELMDDVADGLRLAFGTNNTMTFPVSGTGSAAMEASLVNVIEPGDTVIVASNGVFGGRLAEISRRMGAEVVLVEAEWGRILDPDAVIDALRAHPGARALAIVLAETSTGVQQPLAEIGAAVAATDTLLVVDAVTAIGGTPVAVDGNHIDVCYAGTQKCLGVPPGLAPITFSEKAMDRIRSRTVPCASWYLDVSLLAGYLGSERKYHHTAPINMVYALHQGLSELRAEGLEARFERHARVGDRLKAGLVDRGFTLFAQEGHRLPQLTSALLPEGVDEGPLRRRLLDEYGIEVGGGLGAAKGKLWRIGLMGHGACDENVDRLLAAVDDLFGSAVA
- a CDS encoding sulfite oxidase, with amino-acid sequence MGLTPLSEVPFNGEASLDALRSRITPVDDFYVRSNFPEPVLDPGAWRLRVGGAVDAPREWSLDQLRDLGASLDRTVTLECAGNGRSFIEPPVSGTPWTLGATGTAVFTGVPLADVLRHAAPQADAVEWCFTGADVGDAGRWGRVPFQRSLPVEAIAPAPDGPLLAWSMNGRPLTVRHGAPVRLVVPGWYAVASVKWLVGIDALTAPFEGRFQTDRYLYVRDGRVEGPVERMKVRALILEVTRRAADRVEVSGIAWSGAAEVTAVEVSTDGGARWSPAELAPAREAFTRRAWRWSGPAPAAGGAVWARATDATGARQPTETWTNDLGYGNNEVHRVPVPPAGDPAGGQPSS
- the guaB gene encoding IMP dehydrogenase → MTDSRDGRGAHVLKEGLTFDDVLLVPGHSTVHPKDTDVSSRLTRSIRIRIPLLSAAMDTVTEARMAIQMAREGGMGIIHKNMPIDRQAGEVDRVKRSESGMILNPITLPPTATLRDAHALMARFSISGVPIVEEGGRLVGIITNRDLQFENNLDQPIRSVMTSENLVTVPVGTTLDAAERILHEHRIEKLPVVAGDGTLRGLITVKDIFKRRQFPGACKDEHGRLRVGAAIGASMGDIDRARALIQAGADALIIDTAHGHSEGVLSAVARTREAFPDVQLIAGNVGTADAARALVERGADAVKVGVGPGSICTTRVVTGVGLPQLTAIMDAVDGLDGDVPVIADGGIRYSGDIVKALAAGADSVMMGSMFAGTEESPGEAFLLEGRRYKTVRGMGSLSAMEEGSADRYFQEGQEARKLVPEGIEARVPYKGPVSDVIFQLIGGLRSGMGYVGAGDLAELRARSRFIRVTTGGLRESHPHDVTITREAPNYHL
- a CDS encoding transcriptional repressor gives rise to the protein MEGRKQMHEQTTDVEAVLREALGASGQRFTEQRAAVFRFLRSTESHPTADEVFLRVRTDVPGISLATVYKSLETLVGCGLAAKLTYVDGSARYDGRTDDHHHVRCLGCSRVMDLPHRVDDGEVARLQASADGFRVTGVRLELTGYCPSCDPEAAGAPA
- a CDS encoding FAD-binding oxidoreductase — translated: MTGVVSTDPDARRSVAGSRGPIWMVPAAVARPRHIDEVAAVVAWCAAEGLPLTPRGAGTGMPGGNVGRGLVLDLTAMDGLELRADGAMVAGAGAVAATADALARERSRHFPALPSSAPWCTFGGMISTDAAGARTFSYGPTHRWTDALRVVMSDGSIQTLRREAAPADSAPWAGLHATLRSLELPAPPAVRKNVSGYAVDRFLATGDPIDLIAGSEGTLVVVAEGTFRTEPLPESQGVALVGVPELDALPELTARAESSGASACEYFGRRLLELGRLLDDPRVSRLDVRAGALLVEYAGSPERVAAGLALWDDEAITASDPETVGEIWGLRHAASPSIAHAAGDRRSIQFIEDAAVPRSALPAYLRGVQAALDRHGVDAVLFGHAGDGHLHINPLIDLRLPEWKETVRGVMEEVIDLVAELGGTLSGEHGDGRIRAGGLARIWSAPHCRAFRAVKAALDPQGLLNPGVVLGEQAADPLEGLAEGPDLQRLVKPILPSTD